A single genomic interval of Zingiber officinale cultivar Zhangliang chromosome 4A, Zo_v1.1, whole genome shotgun sequence harbors:
- the LOC121969991 gene encoding alpha-N-acetylglucosaminidase-like translates to MAFPITASVSFLFLFLFLFFSYTTLSFPLVSSPLARLLDIQRREQSPPSVQLAAARGLLARLLPSHISSFDFEIVSKETCGREACFIISNHPSSESKEQLVLNFQLVFIGT, encoded by the exons ATGGCATTCCCTATCACTGCCTCCgtttcctttctctttctctttctctttctcttcttctcgtACACGACCCTCTCTTTTCCTTTGGTGTCATCCCCCCTCGCTCGCCTGCTCGATATCCAACGACGGGAGCAATCACCGCCCTCAGTCCAATTGGCCGCCGCCCGCGGCCTCCTCGCGCGCCTCCTTCCTTCCCATATCTCCAGCTTTGACTTCGAGATCGTTTCCAAG GAAACATGTGGTAGAGAAGCATGCTTTATCATTAGCAATCATCCATCATCAG AATCCAAGGAACAACTGGTGTTGAACTTTCAGCTGGTCTTCATTGGTACTTAA